In Candidatus Eisenbacteria bacterium, a genomic segment contains:
- a CDS encoding carbohydrate ABC transporter permease has product MAGPGVSLKTTGFILLLLFLLSTVFPFYWMFVASVREEGSIISNPGDLFPSEITFRNYVDCLKSGPFGRYIVNSVWVAVWVVLGNVILATMAGYAIARKRFMGKRIVLATVLGTLMIPKQITMIPVYILMSKLRMIDTYSALILPFLVDAFSVFFISQYVNSLPEELEEAARVDGASDYGIFFRVVFPLLKPALGIVAINSFLVNWNSFIYPLILTNSENMRTLPVGLALYSQGEHAVDWGHLMAGSTISALPVFLVFLAFQRQIIAGMIEGYGR; this is encoded by the coding sequence ATGGCCGGCCCGGGAGTTTCTCTGAAGACTACCGGATTTATTCTCCTTCTTCTCTTCCTCTTGTCCACGGTTTTCCCTTTCTACTGGATGTTTGTCGCGTCCGTGAGGGAAGAAGGATCTATCATCTCCAATCCGGGCGACCTTTTTCCATCAGAGATTACATTCAGGAATTACGTGGATTGCCTGAAAAGCGGACCGTTCGGAAGGTACATCGTCAACAGCGTGTGGGTGGCAGTCTGGGTTGTCCTCGGCAACGTCATTCTCGCAACGATGGCAGGATATGCAATTGCCAGGAAGAGGTTCATGGGAAAGAGAATCGTGCTTGCAACCGTTCTGGGCACCCTGATGATCCCGAAGCAGATAACTATGATACCAGTGTACATACTCATGTCAAAGCTTCGCATGATAGACACTTACTCGGCGCTTATTCTTCCTTTTCTTGTCGATGCATTCAGCGTCTTCTTCATATCTCAGTATGTGAACTCTCTTCCCGAGGAGCTTGAGGAAGCGGCCCGCGTGGACGGCGCATCGGATTACGGCATCTTCTTCAGGGTAGTATTTCCCCTGCTCAAGCCGGCGCTCGGAATCGTGGCAATCAACAGCTTCCTGGTGAACTGGAACTCGTTTATCTATCCTCTCATTCTTACGAACAGCGAAAACATGCGAACCCTCCCCGTCGGTCTTGCGCTTTACTCGCAAGGAGAACATGCAGTGGATTGGGGACATCTGATGGCAGGCTCAACCATCTCGGCTCTGCCAGTCTTTCTTGTGTTCCTGGCATTCCAGAGGCAGATAATAGCCGGAATGATTGAGGGGTACGGAAGATGA
- a CDS encoding anhydro-N-acetylmuramic acid kinase, which yields MKKKTITVLDEIQRVSGKDVKLAIGLMSGTSLDGIDASVVEIQGAGERIKVRELAGLFVPYERKVRDRLLALAEPGTASVQLLSEANFLLGELFARTSVDAAEKAGIRLSEIDVIGSHGQTVYHAPGKGRGEESRGEGKHGSSLSSTLQIGEPCVIAERTGILTVADFRTRDVAAGGQGAPLVPYVDYLLFRSPEISRVLLNIGGIANVTILTANGGLDDVVAFDTGPGNMVIDGVVSILTDSKETFDRDGRMAGKGKVIEELLNDCLSEPFFKADPPKSSGREMFGLHYAGSFVERARKTVEDINAAVRTATAITAVSIGRAFSDFIVPHGRIDEVIVSGGGSRNVTLMGMLEESVSPARLRRLEEFGFSGDSKEALAFAVLASETVSGNAGNIPGATGAAHGVILGKIIPGGRR from the coding sequence ATGAAGAAGAAGACGATTACGGTGCTGGATGAGATTCAACGCGTGTCGGGCAAAGACGTCAAGCTGGCTATCGGCCTGATGTCGGGAACCTCTTTGGACGGAATTGATGCCTCGGTGGTCGAGATTCAGGGAGCGGGTGAGCGCATCAAGGTCAGGGAATTGGCCGGCCTTTTTGTCCCATATGAGAGAAAAGTGAGAGATAGACTGCTTGCTCTGGCTGAGCCCGGTACTGCCAGTGTCCAACTCTTGAGTGAGGCAAACTTCCTTCTTGGAGAGCTGTTTGCCCGGACCTCAGTCGATGCAGCAGAGAAAGCAGGTATCAGGCTCTCGGAGATAGATGTGATCGGTTCGCACGGCCAGACAGTCTATCATGCACCAGGAAAGGGGAGAGGTGAAGAGTCCCGGGGTGAAGGGAAACATGGCTCTTCGCTTTCGTCGACTCTTCAGATAGGAGAGCCTTGTGTTATCGCAGAGAGGACAGGAATCCTCACGGTAGCTGACTTCAGGACAAGAGATGTCGCTGCCGGCGGGCAGGGGGCTCCGCTGGTTCCTTACGTTGATTATCTGCTTTTCAGATCGCCTGAGATATCGAGAGTTCTTCTGAATATAGGCGGCATTGCCAACGTGACGATCCTGACCGCAAATGGCGGCCTGGACGACGTTGTTGCCTTTGACACGGGACCCGGGAACATGGTCATTGACGGCGTAGTCTCCATTCTTACGGACAGCAAGGAGACATTCGACAGGGATGGAAGGATGGCGGGAAAGGGGAAAGTCATAGAAGAACTTCTCAACGACTGCTTGTCGGAGCCCTTCTTCAAGGCAGATCCTCCAAAATCTTCCGGCAGGGAAATGTTTGGGCTACATTACGCCGGGTCATTTGTTGAAAGAGCGCGGAAAACGGTAGAGGACATCAACGCTGCCGTGAGGACCGCAACGGCAATCACCGCCGTCTCCATCGGCAGAGCATTCAGCGATTTCATCGTGCCCCACGGAAGGATAGATGAGGTCATCGTAAGCGGCGGCGGTTCTCGCAATGTCACCCTTATGGGGATGCTGGAAGAATCGGTTTCGCCAGCAAGACTCAGAAGACTTGAGGAATTCGGTTTCTCAGGCGACTCCAAGGAGGCCCTCGCGTTTGCCGTCCTGGCAAGCGAGACGGTTTCCGGCAACGCCGGAAATATTCCCGGCGCGACCGGTGCAGCGCACGGTGTTATACTCGGCAAAATCATCCCGGGAGGAAGAAGGTGA
- a CDS encoding SpoIID/LytB domain-containing protein has protein sequence MKKKGWAIIASICCLLPAIGCFLQGCAPAVREPARRPKLQVIKVGLLVKVPGASVSSGGKVRFLSGSSGRDLLLDEDAHFKVAARRRGISVLLDGKEVFRASGTLFIKCESRDEFLKLEGKPYRGDLRVISSPDGLTFVNELSIEEYLRGVVPNEMPSSSQDLLEAVKAQAVAARTYALSRKGHYSDSGFDVLPTVQDQVYSGVLGEKPLSNRSIEETNGVVAAYHGEPIRANYSSTCGGRTSSPDEVWNQSKIPYLRSVKDRGRGHRKAFCGDSPHFRWQEVWSGEEFEAILDAFYPQYFPERSRTKIGELCDLEVRERTKSGRVSKLLIRTTEGSLVLSGDRIRLVIRRPSLHSSILRSTFFKIGTVKSNGRVKEIVMNGGGNGHGVGMCQWGAMGMARAGYAFTDILKHYYHGITLRRVY, from the coding sequence GTGAAGAAGAAAGGCTGGGCCATCATAGCTTCAATATGCTGTCTGCTTCCCGCTATTGGATGTTTCCTTCAAGGCTGTGCCCCGGCGGTTCGTGAACCGGCGCGGCGTCCAAAGCTCCAGGTGATAAAGGTCGGGCTTCTGGTCAAGGTGCCCGGCGCTTCCGTATCATCAGGAGGGAAGGTCAGGTTTCTTTCAGGCAGCTCTGGAAGAGACCTCTTGCTTGACGAAGATGCACACTTCAAGGTGGCTGCCAGGAGAAGAGGCATCAGTGTCCTTCTGGACGGAAAAGAAGTATTCCGGGCAAGTGGCACGCTCTTCATAAAATGCGAATCCCGAGATGAATTCCTGAAGCTTGAGGGAAAGCCCTACCGGGGAGACTTGAGAGTGATTTCATCGCCGGACGGACTGACATTCGTCAATGAATTGAGCATTGAAGAGTACCTGAGGGGCGTCGTTCCAAATGAAATGCCCAGCTCTTCCCAGGACCTGCTCGAAGCTGTGAAGGCTCAGGCAGTGGCAGCAAGGACCTATGCTCTTTCAAGGAAGGGGCACTACTCTGATTCAGGATTTGACGTCCTTCCAACAGTCCAGGACCAGGTTTATTCGGGTGTCCTTGGGGAGAAACCCCTCTCGAACCGCTCAATTGAGGAAACTAATGGCGTCGTTGCCGCTTATCACGGAGAACCCATACGGGCGAATTACTCTTCTACCTGCGGAGGAAGGACATCATCTCCGGATGAGGTATGGAATCAGTCAAAGATCCCCTACCTGAGGAGCGTGAAGGACCGGGGCAGAGGCCACAGAAAGGCGTTTTGCGGAGATTCACCTCATTTCAGGTGGCAGGAAGTTTGGTCAGGGGAGGAGTTTGAGGCGATTCTCGATGCGTTCTATCCTCAGTATTTTCCTGAGAGGTCAAGGACAAAGATCGGGGAGCTCTGTGACCTGGAAGTGAGAGAAAGAACAAAATCAGGCAGGGTCAGTAAACTGCTCATAAGAACGACCGAAGGCAGCCTCGTTCTTTCGGGAGACAGAATCAGACTCGTGATAAGAAGGCCCAGCCTTCACTCGTCAATTCTGCGAAGTACGTTCTTCAAGATAGGAACCGTTAAGAGCAATGGAAGAGTAAAAGAAATCGTCATGAACGGAGGGGGAAACGGCCACGGAGTCGGAATGTGCCAGTGGGGTGCGATGGGGATGGCGCGGGCAGGCTACGCCTTCACCGATATTTTGAAACACTACTACCACGGAATAACTCTCAGGCGGGTGTACTGA
- a CDS encoding glycoside hydrolase family 3 protein has product MRYSELSLDEKLGQMFLVGIGDGTEAEINLLKETIHPGGYILFERNLKSSSSLGPLVNFLAKEKHGRPFPFITCDQEGGIISPLRQVCSWPPSQMAVSATGSKNAAYLSAFITGGRLSALGFNMNLSPVLDVNVNPMNPVIGVRSFGDRPSVALELGTEFIRGLEDGGVLSVAKHFPGHGSSETDSHLGLPAVPERESLDGALLPFRECIGKGVDGIMVGHIHCPSLDREKIASTLSKNVVQGQLRQKLGFEKIVITDAMEMKALAGLSEEEASLRAIDAGCDILLFAESGPKLKRVFDFLLDSVRSGRIKEERIEASCVRIAKAKGKASILRQRKAASREKIVLAEGLSGDDFFSNEVEDALRDIHSSSITVLRDPMRNLELEKDLADADSWLLERPGEDSVTQPALAGLREAGFRCNVISRESSPRSFSNRMTLLFTAGRKPISSSELKILSDVSASRTNVTSVSLVNPYDAGSFPKNWTVILTYGFEKLSLHSLRDVVLGKSAAKGQLPVSIAA; this is encoded by the coding sequence TTGAGATACTCTGAACTCTCCCTTGACGAGAAGCTCGGGCAGATGTTCCTCGTTGGCATAGGCGACGGGACAGAAGCAGAGATTAATCTCCTCAAGGAAACGATTCACCCAGGCGGCTACATTCTTTTTGAGAGGAACTTGAAGTCCAGCTCCTCTCTCGGGCCGTTGGTCAATTTTCTCGCGAAGGAAAAGCACGGCAGGCCCTTTCCTTTCATAACCTGTGATCAGGAAGGGGGAATTATCTCCCCTCTGAGGCAGGTCTGCTCCTGGCCGCCTTCCCAGATGGCTGTATCCGCAACAGGGTCGAAGAATGCCGCCTATCTTTCGGCGTTCATAACAGGAGGAAGGCTTTCCGCGCTGGGATTCAACATGAATCTCTCCCCCGTTCTTGATGTGAATGTGAATCCAATGAACCCGGTCATTGGCGTGAGGTCATTTGGAGATCGCCCTTCAGTGGCTCTTGAATTGGGAACCGAATTCATAAGGGGACTGGAAGACGGCGGCGTGCTTTCGGTTGCGAAACACTTTCCCGGGCACGGCTCATCAGAAACCGACTCTCATCTTGGCCTTCCGGCAGTCCCGGAGAGGGAGTCATTGGACGGGGCGCTGCTTCCATTCAGAGAGTGCATAGGCAAAGGCGTGGATGGAATAATGGTGGGACATATTCACTGCCCATCCCTTGACAGGGAGAAAATTGCGTCAACCCTTTCAAAAAACGTGGTCCAGGGGCAGCTCAGGCAGAAACTCGGATTTGAGAAAATTGTAATCACTGATGCCATGGAGATGAAGGCGCTGGCCGGCCTATCCGAGGAAGAAGCATCTTTGAGGGCAATCGATGCGGGGTGTGACATCCTTCTTTTCGCAGAGAGCGGACCTAAGCTCAAGCGTGTTTTCGATTTTCTCCTTGATTCGGTCCGGTCCGGGAGGATCAAGGAAGAGCGGATAGAGGCTTCCTGCGTAAGGATTGCCAAGGCGAAAGGAAAGGCTTCAATCCTCAGGCAAAGAAAAGCCGCGTCCCGTGAGAAGATTGTCCTTGCCGAGGGACTCTCCGGTGATGATTTCTTTTCCAATGAGGTTGAGGACGCTCTCCGGGACATTCATTCATCGTCAATCACTGTCCTCAGAGATCCAATGAGAAACCTGGAACTCGAAAAAGACCTCGCGGATGCGGATTCGTGGCTTCTCGAAAGACCGGGAGAAGATTCCGTGACTCAACCCGCTCTGGCCGGTCTCAGAGAAGCAGGTTTCCGATGCAATGTCATCTCCCGGGAATCCAGCCCGAGGAGCTTCTCGAATCGGATGACGCTTTTGTTCACTGCAGGACGAAAACCAATTTCTTCAAGCGAGCTGAAGATCTTGAGCGATGTTTCGGCGTCGCGCACGAACGTTACCTCTGTCTCTCTGGTGAATCCATACGATGCGGGCTCTTTCCCGAAGAACTGGACCGTTATCCTCACCTATGGATTTGAAAAGCTGTCGCTTCATTCGCTGAGGGACGTAGTTTTGGGAAAATCGGCCGCAAAGGGGCAGCTCCCGGTTTCAATCGCCGCCTAG
- the speD gene encoding adenosylmethionine decarboxylase, with amino-acid sequence MHGLGPHLVLDGYGCPKEKLADLALVYRTLDEFPGRIGMTKIMPPYVFKYVGSNPDNWGVSGFVLIAESHISIHTWPEKLYLSIDIFSCKEFSSESAIAYMKEAFGIERVDSEVVERGLGFPRELHAARGTVEKERKEIEKAEQRR; translated from the coding sequence ATGCACGGCCTAGGCCCGCATCTCGTACTTGATGGATACGGATGTCCCAAGGAAAAGCTGGCTGACCTCGCGCTTGTCTACCGGACGCTCGATGAGTTTCCCGGGCGCATCGGCATGACGAAGATAATGCCGCCGTATGTGTTCAAGTATGTCGGATCCAATCCGGACAATTGGGGAGTCTCCGGGTTTGTGTTAATCGCGGAGAGTCACATCAGCATTCACACATGGCCGGAGAAGCTCTACCTGAGTATCGACATTTTCTCCTGCAAGGAGTTCTCCAGTGAAAGCGCAATTGCCTACATGAAGGAGGCATTCGGTATAGAGCGCGTCGATAGTGAGGTTGTGGAAAGAGGACTGGGTTTTCCCCGTGAGCTTCATGCTGCAAGGGGAACTGTGGAGAAGGAGCGAAAGGAGATTGAAAAGGCTGAGCAAAGACGCTAG
- a CDS encoding deoxyhypusine synthase family protein → MKRLSKDASKFFTKPTTPMSIDPKASVDDFVRGLDGLSFQARNVSQAVSIWEGMLGGKNIIFLGLAGAMVPAGLRRVISYLIEKRFIDCLVSTGANLFHDCHESLGMFHWKGSQHADDLELKDHDVDRIYDVFASEKEFRQTDDFIEKFCAGLDTGRAYGTREFLYLLGRALCEKGKGSGILTAACKAGVPVYCPAVADSSIGIAAAAGRQKGSSRVQFDVIKDVVETSEIASLVDTGVIYVGGGVPKNFIQQTEVTGSVLGGSPAGHRYAIQVITDPPHWGGLSGCTFEEAQSWGKISGGANKVSVYCDATIALPLIVTALAARAGKPGRKTFPAFSCDEKLEISFT, encoded by the coding sequence TTGAAAAGGCTGAGCAAAGACGCTAGCAAGTTTTTTACGAAACCGACGACACCGATGTCGATAGACCCGAAGGCCTCTGTAGATGATTTCGTCAGAGGCCTTGACGGTTTGTCGTTCCAGGCAAGAAACGTGTCTCAGGCGGTTTCCATCTGGGAGGGCATGCTTGGAGGGAAGAACATAATCTTCCTGGGGCTGGCCGGAGCGATGGTCCCGGCAGGTTTAAGGCGTGTCATCTCTTACCTGATTGAAAAACGTTTCATAGACTGCCTGGTTTCAACAGGCGCAAACCTGTTTCACGATTGCCATGAATCTCTTGGGATGTTCCACTGGAAGGGGTCGCAGCACGCCGACGACCTGGAGCTGAAGGACCACGATGTTGACAGAATATACGACGTCTTTGCTTCTGAGAAAGAGTTCCGTCAGACCGATGACTTCATAGAAAAGTTCTGCGCTGGCCTTGATACTGGGAGAGCTTACGGAACAAGAGAGTTCCTGTATCTCCTTGGACGGGCGCTTTGCGAAAAAGGCAAGGGAAGTGGTATCCTTACGGCGGCCTGCAAGGCAGGGGTTCCGGTCTACTGCCCGGCTGTAGCTGATTCTTCAATCGGGATAGCCGCTGCGGCAGGAAGACAGAAGGGAAGCAGCAGGGTGCAGTTCGACGTAATCAAGGATGTTGTTGAGACCTCCGAAATTGCCAGCCTTGTTGACACCGGTGTCATATATGTCGGCGGAGGGGTGCCGAAGAATTTCATACAGCAGACAGAGGTGACCGGCTCTGTCCTGGGAGGCAGCCCGGCCGGGCACAGGTACGCGATTCAGGTGATCACCGACCCTCCACACTGGGGAGGGCTGAGCGGCTGCACTTTTGAAGAGGCGCAGTCATGGGGAAAGATTTCCGGGGGTGCAAATAAGGTGTCTGTTTACTGTGATGCGACCATAGCGCTCCCCCTGATCGTGACAGCGCTTGCTGCAAGGGCCGGAAAACCCGGAAGAAAGACATTTCCCGCCTTTTCTTGCGACGAAAAGCTTGAGATCAGCTTCACCTGA
- the speB gene encoding agmatinase, giving the protein MNLPRLPFLPPYNFAGIEGKDSSLEKARFVVLPVPYEATTTYVPGTRRGPSAILEASRMMELYDEEIGKEISSFGIHTLPSLDTAAAGPEEMVGLVRDAVSWLVSMGKTVITLGGEHTITVGAVTAISPSCPELSVLHLDAHTDLRDTYQGSPFSHACCMRRVVESLPVTHVGIRSMSKEEAEFVEKSRSIIVYARDFLTGKKKIADVVAALTGKVYITIDMDVFDPSCVPAVGTPEPGGLGWYETNDILRAVAKEKEVVGFDVVELCPIPGDVSSDYLAARLIYKMIGYCSL; this is encoded by the coding sequence ATGAACCTTCCGCGCTTGCCTTTTCTTCCTCCTTACAACTTTGCTGGAATCGAAGGAAAAGACTCCAGCCTTGAAAAGGCGCGCTTCGTAGTACTTCCAGTTCCCTACGAAGCGACCACCACATACGTCCCCGGAACCAGAAGAGGACCTTCTGCGATTCTGGAGGCCTCCAGAATGATGGAACTCTATGACGAAGAGATCGGGAAGGAGATTTCCTCGTTTGGAATCCATACACTTCCTTCTCTCGATACTGCTGCAGCCGGACCGGAGGAAATGGTGGGTCTTGTAAGGGACGCTGTGTCCTGGCTTGTCTCGATGGGGAAAACGGTTATTACCCTGGGAGGAGAGCACACGATCACCGTTGGCGCTGTGACGGCGATTTCTCCAAGCTGTCCGGAACTTTCGGTTCTTCATCTGGATGCCCACACAGACCTCAGGGACACTTATCAGGGTTCGCCTTTCAGCCACGCATGCTGCATGAGAAGAGTTGTCGAATCCCTGCCGGTTACTCACGTTGGAATAAGAAGCATGAGTAAAGAAGAAGCTGAGTTCGTCGAGAAATCCCGGTCGATCATTGTCTATGCGCGAGATTTCCTGACCGGAAAGAAGAAGATTGCAGACGTTGTGGCGGCGCTCACCGGCAAGGTCTATATCACGATAGACATGGATGTGTTTGATCCGTCCTGCGTTCCTGCTGTCGGCACTCCGGAACCGGGCGGCCTCGGCTGGTACGAGACGAACGACATTTTGCGGGCGGTTGCCAAAGAGAAAGAAGTCGTCGGCTTTGATGTGGTGGAGCTTTGCCCCATACCGGGAGACGTCTCTTCGGATTACCTTGCTGCGCGTCTCATCTACAAAATGATTGGTTACTGTTCCTTGTAG
- a CDS encoding class I SAM-dependent rRNA methyltransferase: MPRVILKKNEERRLKTGHLWVFSNEISSIDSDAKDGEPVDVVTGRGNFVGRGFLNRHSLISVRLLSRKAEQIDRKFFRSRILRSLDHRKNMFPGSNVYRCVYSEGDFLPGLVVDRYGDYLAVQFLTKGMDNLREEITGILIELLSPKGIVMRNDTPSRELEGLELWKGVGYGEVPDRVEVDDDGTRILVDMLEGQKTGFYLDQRENRTLLQDRVTGKSVLDCFSYTGAWSLKALSYGAQRITLVESSNSAMALAQENMDRNGAGERVEYCRGDAFDELRRFEREGRSFDCIVLDPPSFIKNKNLIREGLSGYREINLRAMRILAPSGIIVTSSCSHHLSREDFVRTLVLSARDSGRSFRIARMGSQSRDHPVLLSMKETEYLKCILLEDAV, encoded by the coding sequence ATGCCACGCGTAATACTCAAGAAAAATGAGGAAAGGCGCCTCAAGACCGGCCATCTTTGGGTCTTCAGCAACGAAATCTCTTCGATTGATTCAGACGCCAAGGATGGCGAGCCCGTCGATGTCGTGACCGGAAGGGGAAACTTCGTGGGAAGGGGATTCCTCAACCGGCATTCTCTAATCAGCGTGAGGTTGCTCTCCAGGAAGGCTGAGCAGATAGACAGGAAATTTTTTCGCTCGCGAATCCTGAGGTCACTCGACCATAGAAAGAATATGTTCCCGGGTTCCAATGTTTACAGGTGCGTCTATAGCGAAGGGGATTTCCTTCCGGGCCTTGTTGTTGACAGATACGGCGACTATCTCGCCGTACAGTTTCTCACCAAAGGGATGGACAATCTCAGGGAAGAGATCACCGGGATTCTGATCGAGCTCCTTTCTCCCAAAGGGATAGTCATGAGGAACGATACGCCGTCGAGGGAGCTTGAAGGCCTCGAGCTGTGGAAAGGTGTCGGCTACGGTGAGGTTCCGGACAGAGTCGAGGTAGATGATGACGGCACCAGGATTCTTGTTGACATGCTCGAAGGACAAAAGACGGGGTTCTATCTGGATCAGCGGGAGAACAGAACGCTGCTTCAGGACAGGGTGACTGGAAAGAGCGTACTCGACTGCTTTTCCTACACCGGAGCATGGAGCCTCAAAGCTCTTTCTTACGGCGCTCAGAGAATTACTCTTGTCGAAAGTTCAAACTCAGCGATGGCTCTGGCACAGGAGAACATGGATCGCAACGGCGCCGGTGAGCGGGTTGAATATTGCAGGGGTGATGCGTTCGATGAGCTGAGACGATTCGAGAGAGAGGGGAGGAGTTTCGACTGCATAGTGCTTGACCCTCCTTCTTTCATCAAGAACAAAAATCTTATCAGGGAGGGTCTATCCGGATATCGCGAAATAAACTTAAGGGCCATGAGGATTCTTGCTCCATCTGGAATCATCGTAACATCATCCTGCTCTCACCACCTCTCAAGAGAGGATTTCGTCCGCACCCTTGTCCTGTCGGCAAGAGACTCCGGCAGGAGTTTCAGGATAGCCAGGATGGGGTCACAATCAAGAGACCACCCGGTGCTTCTCTCCATGAAGGAGACAGAATACCTGAAGTGCATCCTTCTTGAGGACGCGGTCTGA
- a CDS encoding DUF1844 domain-containing protein, with amino-acid sequence MSNDANQHENLFLQLIFTFEATAMQHMGKLISPLTNKAERNLEQARFSIDLLGMLEEKTRGNLTEQESRALTNVLYTLRINFLDELAKEKSGAEGTSQEESSKGESGSEG; translated from the coding sequence ATGAGTAACGACGCGAATCAGCACGAGAACCTTTTCCTTCAGCTTATCTTCACCTTCGAGGCGACGGCGATGCAGCATATGGGGAAGCTTATCAGTCCGCTTACGAACAAGGCTGAGAGAAATCTTGAGCAGGCAAGGTTCTCCATTGATCTGCTCGGCATGCTTGAAGAAAAAACCAGGGGGAATCTTACCGAACAGGAATCCCGGGCGCTGACGAACGTCCTGTACACATTGAGGATCAACTTCCTTGACGAGCTGGCCAAGGAAAAGTCCGGAGCCGAAGGGACGTCCCAGGAAGAAAGCTCAAAAGGAGAGTCCGGCTCAGAAGGCTGA
- the mazG gene encoding nucleoside triphosphate pyrophosphohydrolase, protein MKKKKSHGIDEVLKLCRVLRSKRGCVWDRQQSLKSITPYLIEEVYELIDAIEEGRKETILEELGDLLFLAVFVSEIAATERLFTLDDVVALNVEKLKRRHPHVFRSKRKMGVGGVLKQWEVIKGREKDSGMISEAMMRKERLPSLIQAYRIQEKASAVGFDWTDAGQIVKKIREELREVKETLEKDGKKELSIELGDLLFSVVNLARFKKVDPERSLRGATRKFVRRFAYIEHALKKRGKGLGKATLPEMEAFWEESKRKKSRRCDD, encoded by the coding sequence TTGAAAAAGAAGAAATCGCACGGGATAGACGAAGTCCTCAAGCTCTGCAGAGTCCTGAGAAGCAAGAGAGGATGTGTCTGGGACAGGCAGCAATCCCTCAAGTCAATAACCCCGTATCTGATCGAAGAGGTCTATGAGCTCATAGACGCCATAGAAGAAGGCAGGAAAGAAACTATCCTGGAAGAGCTCGGGGATCTCCTTTTTCTCGCCGTTTTTGTCTCAGAAATCGCCGCAACTGAACGCCTCTTCACCCTTGACGACGTTGTCGCCCTAAACGTGGAGAAGCTAAAAAGGAGACACCCGCATGTCTTCAGATCCAAAAGAAAAATGGGGGTGGGCGGCGTGCTCAAACAGTGGGAGGTCATAAAGGGGAGAGAAAAAGACTCGGGCATGATCTCGGAAGCTATGATGAGGAAGGAAAGGCTGCCATCACTTATTCAGGCATATAGAATACAGGAAAAAGCATCCGCTGTCGGCTTTGATTGGACAGATGCAGGTCAGATAGTCAAGAAAATAAGGGAAGAACTCCGCGAAGTGAAGGAGACTCTTGAGAAAGATGGAAAGAAGGAGCTCTCGATTGAGCTCGGCGATCTCCTTTTCTCGGTAGTCAACCTGGCGCGATTCAAGAAGGTCGATCCTGAAAGGTCACTTCGAGGAGCAACAAGGAAATTCGTCCGGAGATTTGCGTACATTGAGCACGCTTTGAAGAAACGAGGAAAGGGATTAGGCAAAGCGACTCTTCCCGAGATGGAGGCCTTCTGGGAAGAGTCCAAGCGGAAGAAAAGTAGAAGATGCGACGATTGA